The Populus nigra chromosome 14, ddPopNigr1.1, whole genome shotgun sequence genome has a segment encoding these proteins:
- the LOC133673591 gene encoding cyclin-D5-1-like yields the protein MGDFDHSLSLSSLLCHENESCFFNDSISDHDHIKHDRSCFGLETEVDVEYVEKLVERETITFGYRCHASFDDCLITSHNWLKFARLDAIEWILNTRAIYGFRFHTAYLSVTYFDRFVSKRSIDEGKLWAIRLLSVACLSLAAKMEEHKVPPLSEFPVEDYCFGNKVIQRMELLVLNTLEWTMNSITPFAYLHYFIHKTCGESTPKETVSRAVELIVAMIKEIDLLDHRPSIIAAAAVLAASNRKLTRKELELKMDMISSWGSLENENVFSCYIAMQEIEMGKVKTPRLVFYPNSSAIHSGSFDVLENSSLVSGAGIKRSLTFNECDQTCPAKKICRP from the exons atGGGAGACTTCGACCATTCTCTCTCTTTGTCAAGTCTTTTGTGTCATGAGAATGAAAGTTGTTTTTTCAACGACAGTATTAGTGATCACGACCACATCAAACATGACCGATCTTGTTTCGGTTTAGAAACTGAAGTTGATGTTGAATATGTAGAGAAGTTGGTGGAGCGGGAGACCATTACTTTTGGATACAGATGTCATGCGTCTTTTGACGATTGCTTGATCACTAGCCATAATTGGTTAAAATTTGCTCGCTTAGATGCCATTGAATGGATTCTTAAT ACAAGAGCAATCTACGGTTTTCGATTTCATACGGCTTATCTTTCTGTCACTTACTTCGACCGTTTTGTTTCAAAAAGATCTATTGAC GAAGGGAAATTGTGGGCTATCCGTTTGTTATCGGTGGCATGTTTGTCATTAGCAGCGAAGATGGAGGAGCATAAAGTGCCACCCTTATCAGAGTTTCCGGTGGAAGATTACTGTTTTGGAAATAAGGTTATACAGAGAATGGAATTGTTGGTACTGAATACATTGGAATGGACAATGAATTCAATCACTCCTTTTGCTTATCTGCATTACTTCATCCATAAAACATGCGGTGAATCTACACCAAAAGAAACAGTTTCTAGAGCTGTGGAGCTTATTGTGGCAATGATAAAAG AGATCGATTTGCTTGATCATCGACCATCTATTATCGCGGCAGCTGCAGTATTAGCTGCATCCAATCGGAAATTAACGAGAAAAGAGTTGGAGCTGAAAATGGATATGATTTCATCTTGGGGTTCTCTGGAAAAT GAAAATGTATTTTCCTGTTACATCGCAATGCAGGAAATAGAGATGGGAAAGGTTAAGACACCCAGACTAGTGTTTTATCCTAATTCATCAGCAATACATTCTGGTTCATTTGATGTTCTTGAAAACTCTTCCCTCGTCTCTGGAGCTGGTATTAAAAGAAGCCTCACATTTAATGAATGTGATCAAACTTGCCCAGCTAAGAAAATCTGTCGGCCATAG